The genomic interval CGTCGAGCTGACGGCGCCGCCCGGCGTGGTCGGCACGAGCACGGTCGAGGCGATCCAGTCCGGCCTGATCTTCGGAACCGCAGGTGAGGTCGACGCGATCGTCACGCGCATCAAGGCCGGGCTTCCGGGCGCGACCACGATCGCGACCGGTGGGCTCGCCCCGGTGGTCATCCCGCACTGCACGACGATCGATCGTCACGAGCCGTGGCTGACACTGGAAGGACTCCGGCTCGTCTTCGAGAAGAACGCGGTCACCGCCGATGAGTGACGACGTGACCCCCCAGGCGCCGGCGCGGCCGGACGAGACCGACGAGGAACGCGGATCTCGCGAGGCCGCGATCGTCGCCGGCAGGCGCGCGTCGATGGCGCGCCTCGCCGACGCGGGGATGCCGCCGTTCGCGCTGACACTCGAGCGAGCGCTGGGGGTGAGCGAGCCGACACCGACGGCGGACGTTCGCGCCACGCATCCCGACCTCGCCGCCGATATCGGCACCGACGACACGGTCACGATCGCGGGCCGGGTCGTCCTGAAGCGGGACATCGGCAAGCTGAAGTTCCTGGTCGTGCGCGATCGCTCGGGCGACCTGCAGGTCGTCGCGAGCGAGGCGGACCTGCCCGCCGACCTGTTCGCGCTGCTCGACGAGGTCGACCTCGGCGACATCATCGGGGTGACGGGTCGCGTGGGCACGACGCGCAGGGGCGAGCTGAGCGTCTTCGCCGATCGGTGGTCGATGCTGACGAAGTCGCTGCGGCCCCTGCCCGAGAAGTGGCACGGCCTGCAGGACCCCGATCTGCAGCAGCGCCGGCGCTACCTGCACCTGATCGCCGACGACGATCCGCGTCGCCATTTCCTCGCGCGCGCGGGGGTGCTGAAGACGATGCGTCGGGTGCTCGACGACCGCGGGTTCGTCGAGTTCGAGGGCCCGATGCTGCAGACCGTCGCCGGCGGCGCGAACGCCCGTCCGTTCACCACGCACCACCATGCGCTCGACGTGTCGATGAAGCTGCGCATCTCGCTCGAGCTGTACCTCAAGCGCATGCTGGTCGGGGGCGTGGAGCGCGTGTACGAGCTGGGGCGCAACTTCCGCAACGAGGGCATCGATCGCGACCACAACCCCGAGTTCACGATGCTCGAGGTCTACCAGGCCTACGGCGACTACCACACGATGATGGAGCTCAGCGAGACGCTCCTGGCCGAGAGCGCGCGGGCCGTGAACCCGATCGTCGGCCGCGACCCGGACTCGCTCGAGATCGTCGTCCGCGGGCGGACGATCGACCTCACGCCGCCGTTCCGCCGCATCACGATCCTCGGTTCGGTGAGCGAAGCCGTCGGCGAGCCGATCGCGCTCGACCATCCGGACCTCGGTGGCATCGCCGACCGACACGGCGTGCCCGTGGAGCCGGGCTGGGGTCCGGGCAAGATCGTGCAGGAGCTCTTCGAGAAGCTCGTCGAGGGCACGATCGAGCAGCCGACGTTCGTGTGCGACTTCCCGCGTGAGGTCTCGCCTCTCGCCCGGCCACACCGCGACGATCCGGGCCTCACGGAGCACTTCGACCTGGTCGCGGCCGGCCTCGAGCTCGTCACGGCGTTCAGCGAGCTCACCGACCCGATCGAGCAGCGGGCGAAGTTCGAACTGCAACAGCAGATGAAGGAGGTGTTCGGCGACGAGGTGCACCCCTTCGACGAGGACTTCCTGCGCGCGCTGGAGCACGGCATGCCACCGGTCGGCGGCCTCGGCATGGGCATCGATCGCACACTCCTGCTGCTCACGGACGCGCCGAGCCTCCGCGACCTGATCATGTTCCCCTCGCACCGCCCCGAGTAACCGCCGTGGACCCGCTGGCGGTCGGGCTCGTGCTCGCCTCGGCGGTGTTGCACGCCCTGTGGAACGTGCGCCTGCACGGCGCCGACGACCGCGTCGCGGCGATGGCGATGTCGGGGGTGGTATCGGGCGTCGTGCTGATGCCCCTCCTCGTGCTGAGTCCTCCGAGCGGGCTCTGGGAGCTGCTGGTGGTCAGCGGTGTCGCGGAGGCCCTGTACGGACTCGCGCTCGCCGGCGCGTACCGTCGGGGCGACCTGTCGGTGACCTACCCCGTGGGTCGGGGCTCCGCGCCGTTGATGGCGACGCTGGCCGCCGTGGTCGTGGTGGGCCAGCCGGCCACGGCGCGCACCATCGTGGCCGCTTCGCTCGTCGCGGTGGGTCTCGGGCTGCTGGCGTTCCGTTCGCATCGCAGCGGCACGCTGGCCGCGACGGGGCTCGCCCTGGTCGTCGGCGCGACGATCGCCGCGTACTCCGTCGTCGACGCCCGCGCCGTCCGCGAGGGGGCCGCACCGCTCGCCTACCTCGCCGGCACGCTCGGGATCGAGGGCGTGCTGATGGCGGCCACGACCGGGTTCGACGTGCCTCGCCTGCGTGCGTCGCTCCGCCCGGGCGCGGCGATCGCGGTCGGCAGCGTCGGTGCGTACGCCCTCGTGCTGTTCGCGTTCCGGCTCGCGCCGGTGGGTCGCGTCGCGACGCTGCGCGAGGTCTCGGTCGTGTTCGCGGTGCTCCTCGCACGCGAGCACCCCGGCCCCATCGGGTGGGCCGGCATCGGTGCCGTCGTTGCCGGCGCCGTGCTCGCGGCCGCATGACGACGGCGATATGCTCGCCGCCCAAGGCACCGAAGGGGGAGACGATGTCGGACGAGGTCATCGAGGCGCTGAAGCGGGTGCCGCTGTTCCAGGGCATGTCCGACAAGGCGCTCGCCAGGGTGGCGGAGATCTCCAAGGAGGTCTCCCACCGTGCCGGCAAGACCATCGTCGAAGAGGATCACTCAGCGGTGGGTTTCCATCTGATCCTGTCCGGCGAGGCCGACGCCACACAGGGCGGGGCGGTCGTCAGCACGATGGGCCCGGGCGACTACTTCGGAGAGATGTCGCTGATCGACGGGAAACCACGCTCGGCCTCCGTGGTGGCGAAGACGGATCTTCACACGCTCGCGATCCCGGCATGGAACTTCAACCGGCTCCTCGACGAGAACCCCGACATGATGCGGGCGTTGCTCGTGTCGTTGTCCGCGC from Actinomycetota bacterium carries:
- the lysS gene encoding lysine--tRNA ligase; this encodes MSDDVTPQAPARPDETDEERGSREAAIVAGRRASMARLADAGMPPFALTLERALGVSEPTPTADVRATHPDLAADIGTDDTVTIAGRVVLKRDIGKLKFLVVRDRSGDLQVVASEADLPADLFALLDEVDLGDIIGVTGRVGTTRRGELSVFADRWSMLTKSLRPLPEKWHGLQDPDLQQRRRYLHLIADDDPRRHFLARAGVLKTMRRVLDDRGFVEFEGPMLQTVAGGANARPFTTHHHALDVSMKLRISLELYLKRMLVGGVERVYELGRNFRNEGIDRDHNPEFTMLEVYQAYGDYHTMMELSETLLAESARAVNPIVGRDPDSLEIVVRGRTIDLTPPFRRITILGSVSEAVGEPIALDHPDLGGIADRHGVPVEPGWGPGKIVQELFEKLVEGTIEQPTFVCDFPREVSPLARPHRDDPGLTEHFDLVAAGLELVTAFSELTDPIEQRAKFELQQQMKEVFGDEVHPFDEDFLRALEHGMPPVGGLGMGIDRTLLLLTDAPSLRDLIMFPSHRPE
- a CDS encoding DMT family transporter, with protein sequence MDPLAVGLVLASAVLHALWNVRLHGADDRVAAMAMSGVVSGVVLMPLLVLSPPSGLWELLVVSGVAEALYGLALAGAYRRGDLSVTYPVGRGSAPLMATLAAVVVVGQPATARTIVAASLVAVGLGLLAFRSHRSGTLAATGLALVVGATIAAYSVVDARAVREGAAPLAYLAGTLGIEGVLMAATTGFDVPRLRASLRPGAAIAVGSVGAYALVLFAFRLAPVGRVATLREVSVVFAVLLAREHPGPIGWAGIGAVVAGAVLAAA
- a CDS encoding cyclic nucleotide-binding domain-containing protein, which codes for MSDEVIEALKRVPLFQGMSDKALARVAEISKEVSHRAGKTIVEEDHSAVGFHLILSGEADATQGGAVVSTMGPGDYFGEMSLIDGKPRSASVVAKTDLHTLAIPAWNFNRLLDENPDMMRALLVSLSARIRHMRDQG